Genomic DNA from Actinomycetota bacterium:
GAGGAGCCGGCCCCGATCCGCGAGTCCAGGATGCGCGCGGAGGGACCGAGCTCGCAGTCTTCGCCGATGCGCGTCTGCCCCTCCAGGATGGTGAGCGGATAGAGCAGGGTGTCGCGTCCGATCCGGACGTCGACATCGACGTAGGTCCGCTCGGGGTCGAGCATGGTCACGCCGTCGGCCATGTGGCGGGCGTTGATCCGCCGTCGCATCACCGCGATCACGCCGGCGAGCTCTGCCCGGGTGTTGATCCCGAGGACGCCCCCGAGGTCCGCCACGGCCACCCCCACCGGCTCGCCCTTCTCTTTCAGGGTGGAGATGACGTCGGGGAGGTAGTACTCGTGCTGGCGGTTGTCGGTGCCGACCGCGGGCAGCGCGTCGAACAGGGCTTCCCGGCGAAACGCGTAGGCCATGGTGGCCACCTCGTGGATCTCGCGCTGCTGCGGCGTCGCGTCGCGTTCCTCCACGATGCGCACGAGCTCGTCCCCGTCGCGGAGGATGCGCCCGTACCCGGAGGCGTCCGGGAGGACCGTGGTGAGGAGGGCGGCGGCCGCCTTCATTCGCCGGCGGAGCCCGAGCAACGCGGTCAGCGTCTCCGGAGTGTGCAGGGGTTCGTCGCCCGAGAGGGTCAGCACGTCGGTGGCCGGCCCCACCGCCTTCTCGGCGACCATCACCGCGTGCCCCGTGCCGAGCGGCTCGCCCTGATCGATCAGGATCGGCTCGGGCCGGATGCCCCACGTGGCCACCGCCTCCCTCACCAGATCGGCGCCGTGATGGACCACCACCACGACGCGCGCGGGCCTGGTCCGCCGGGCCGCCTGGAGGACATGCCACAGCGCCGGCCGGCCGCACACGGGGTGCAGCACCTTGGGCAGGTTCGACTTCAGGCGCTTGCCGAGCCCGGCCGCCAGCACGACCACGGCCAGGGAGCGGGAGGAAGCTTCAGGCATGCGATGTGTCCTCGAGTCGGGGAGCGGCGATGTTGTACCCGGGCCAAGGTGGGCAGCGCAACCGTGCCCGCCGGTTCACGGGCACACCGCCCCCAGGAACGGAAAGGGGTCGACCGCCGGGCCGCCGCCCGGATGCCACTCGTAGTGAAGGTGCGGGATGAGGCCCTTCGCATCGCCGGATGCCCCGACGTAGCCGATCACGGCCCCGGCCGGAACGGAGCCGGTCGCCCCATATGCCGACAGGTGCGCGTAGTAGCTGTAGCCGGTGGCGGAGCGAAGGATCAGCGCGTTGCCCCCCAGCGTGTTCGGGTCGGGGGTGACCACGCCCGGCTGCACGGCAAGCTCCGGTGTTCCACGGGCCGCCAGGAGGTCGTTGCCCTCGTGGAACCGCCCTCCGGGGCGGGGAGCGCCGAAGGAGTCCGTGAGCGAGATCGGCCCCGCCACCGGACAGGCCTGGAGGGTCCTGTCGGGATGGACGGCCACCGGCCACGAGGCGAACCAGCGATCGGTGGGCCGAGCGCCGGGGACCGGGCCGAGGATGTCCTTCACCGCACGGCGGGAGGCCGCGAGGGGGCCCTTGATCCGGCGGTAGTCCGCGTGCAGCGACGCCTTGATGGCGAGCCAGCTGGGCAGGGATCTGACCAGGACGCGCTGATCGGCCTGGACCCGGGCGCGGATCTGGCGAAG
This window encodes:
- a CDS encoding M23 family metallopeptidase, with protein sequence MSRPLHALRSAVVAILATGQVTASAAAGGATAAAAPAPSPRLSAIQRDLEQVTAGIRVRTAMWMALVQTVHGRQDDLRHATAAMRRIPKHTPGTASSLRQIRARVQADQRVLVRSLPSWLAIKASLHADYRRIKGPLAASRRAVKDILGPVPGARPTDRWFASWPVAVHPDRTLQACPVAGPISLTDSFGAPRPGGRFHEGNDLLAARGTPELAVQPGVVTPDPNTLGGNALILRSATGYSYYAHLSAYGATGSVPAGAVIGYVGASGDAKGLIPHLHYEWHPGGGPAVDPFPFLGAVCP
- the glmU gene encoding bifunctional UDP-N-acetylglucosamine diphosphorylase/glucosamine-1-phosphate N-acetyltransferase GlmU codes for the protein MPEASSRSLAVVVLAAGLGKRLKSNLPKVLHPVCGRPALWHVLQAARRTRPARVVVVVHHGADLVREAVATWGIRPEPILIDQGEPLGTGHAVMVAEKAVGPATDVLTLSGDEPLHTPETLTALLGLRRRMKAAAALLTTVLPDASGYGRILRDGDELVRIVEERDATPQQREIHEVATMAYAFRREALFDALPAVGTDNRQHEYYLPDVISTLKEKGEPVGVAVADLGGVLGINTRAELAGVIAVMRRRINARHMADGVTMLDPERTYVDVDVRIGRDTLLYPLTILEGQTRIGEDCELGPSARILDSRIGAGSSVQYSVVRDSRIARGVSIGPFAHVRPGTVLADGAKAGSFVEIKASRVGPGSKVPHLSYIGDATIGRNTNIGAGTVTVNYDGWDKHPTVIGDEVKIGSDTMLVAPVKVGRRAMTGAGSVVTRDVPAGALAIERAEQRNVPGFRDRKEARKRAERRGRTKGSE